GACGCACCCACGAAAGGAAACGTCAAGCCTCGCCTCAGCGACACAAGCTATTGAATTGACCGACCCTCATCAACACGACAGCCACCCAGAAAAGGACTAAACGCCCTAGTCAGAACCCGAAAGCCCGACCTTTCTCGGTAACCGCCCCCCTCAGAAGGCTTCGCCAACATTACACACCAATCGCAAGGCATGCAAATCGGGGGGCTGTGGAAGCCCTGAGACCAGGAGATCTCCTTGTCAGGCCCGGGCTCGGGGATGCGCCGATCGGTAGACCTCGCGCAGATGCTCGACCGTCACCTCGGTGTAGATCTGAGTGGTGGTCACTGAGGCGTGCCCGAGCAGTTCCTGAACAACCCGCACATCGGCGCCACCATCGAGCAGGTGGGTCGCGAAGCTGTGCCGCAGACTGTGCGGCGACACCTCGGTCGTGATCCCGGCGTGTTGGGCGCAGCTGCGGATGATCCCCCAAGCGCTCTGCCGCGATAGCCGGCTCCCGCGGGTATTGACGAATAGTGCGGGACTCGTGCGTCCGGCCTTGGCGATCATGGCGGGGCGTCCGCGCACCAGCCAGGCCTCCAGCGCGCGGCGCGCATAGCTACCGAGTGGCACGATCCGCTCCTTGTTGCCCTTGCCGATCAGCCGCAACCCGAGCTCGGGATCGTCCAGCAGGCGAGTCACGTCGTCCACATCGAGATCGGTGGCCTCACTGATGCGCGCTCCGGTTCCGTAGAGCAGTTCGAGCAGGGCGGCGTCACGCAGCCCGACTGGTGTCGTGCGATCGACCGCGTCCAGCAATCGCTGCACCTCACCGATCGACAGTGCCTTGGGCAGCCGCTTGCCGATGCTGGGCGGGCTCACGTCGGCGGCGGGGCTGTCGGGGGTCAGCGACTCGGCGGCCGCGAACGCATGCAAGGCCCGTACTGCGACGATCATCCGCGCGATGCTCGACGTCGCCAGCGCGGGATGCTCGGCGTCCCCCGAAGCCAGGCTCATCTGATAGGCCTCGATATCGGAAGAATGAACATCAGCGATGTCGTCGATGCCTTGCTGCGTCAACCAGCCCGTGTAGCGGGCCAGATCGCGCCGATATGCGGCGACCGTATTGCGTGCGAGTCCTCTTTCGACCACCAGATGATCGAGATAGCCCTTCACCACGCGCTGCAGCCGGGAGGACGAGGGGCACCCGTCAGTTGAACTCGCGATCGCGTTGCTCCTTCGCCCTGCGGGCAGGCCAGTCGGCATCGGCCGGCCGCAGCTGGTCGAGGCGTCCCTGCTCGACAGCCAAGGCCAGCGCCAAGGTGCCGGCCACCATCGTGGGGCTCTGGACCTCACCTCGGTAGATGAGCTCGACCAGATGCTCCAGCGGCAGCCAGTACAGGCACATATCGGCTTCTTCACCGTCGACGACAAAGCCATCCGGACGCTCGGTCGGGCTCAGGTCGCGTGCCAGAAAGATCCGGATCGACTCCTGCAACCCGCCGGGCGAGGTGAAGATATCCACCAGGGTCCGCCAATCCGACGCGGCCAGCCGGGCCTCTTCCGCCAATTCCCGGCGAGCCGCCGAGACGCCGGATTCACCGGCATGGTCGAGGATGCCGGCGGGCGGCTCTACCAGGCGATAGCCCACCGGGTGGCGATACTGATGGACGACCGCGAGCCGGCCCTGGTCGTCCATGGCCATCACGGCGACCGCCCCGGGGTGTTCCACCCACTGCCGGACGATCTGTTCACCGCTCGGGGTGAGGACGCGGTCCTCCACGAAATCCTGGACCCGTCCGGTCGCCTTGACCTGGCGATCGAGCACAGGCCAATCCTCGGGCCGGTCAACCACCCCAGCAAGATCGTCCACGGTGCGTCCTCCTAATGGCTCGCGTTGTGCTGGCCGTGGTACTCGACCGCGGCCGCGATCAAACCCTTGAACAACGGGTGGGACGTTATCGGACGCGACTTGAACTCGGGATGAGCCTGGGTGGCGACGAAGAACGGGTGGGTCTCGGTGGGCAGTTCGATGAACTCCACCAGGTTGCGGTCGGGCGACAGCCCGGAGAAGACCAGACCGGCCTCCTCCAACTGCTTGCGGTAGGCATTGTTGACCTCATAGCGATGACGGTGCCGCTCGGAGACCTTGATGCGTCCGTAGAGTTGCTGCACCAGCGTGCCCTTGACCAGGTCGGCCGGGTAAGCGCCCAGCCGCATCGATCCGCCCATGTCGCCGTCACCCGAAACGATCGCCTGCTGCTCGGCCATCGTGGCGATCACCGGGGCCGAGGTGTCCGGATCGAACTCGCTGGAGGCCGCGTCCTCGATACCTGCCACATCGCGAGCGAACTCGATCACCATGCACTGCAGACCCAGGCAGAGCCCCAGGATCGGGATCTTGTGCTCGCGGGCGTAGCGGATCGCGCCAAGTTTGCCCTCGACGCCGCGGATCCCGAATCCACCGGGCACCACGATGCCGTCCACGTCACCCAGCTTGGCTGCGGCACCCTCGGGGGTCTCGCATTCGTCGCTGGGCACCCAGCGGATGTCCACCTTGGCCCAGTTGGCGAAACCGCCGGCCCGGATCGCCTCGACGACGCTCAGGTAGGCGTCCGGAAGATCGATGTACTTGCCGACCAGGGCGATGACGATCTCGTGCTTGGGGTGGCGGATGCGATCGAGCAGGTCATCCCATTTGGTCC
The Brooklawnia propionicigenes DNA segment above includes these coding regions:
- a CDS encoding NUDIX domain-containing protein, which encodes MDDLAGVVDRPEDWPVLDRQVKATGRVQDFVEDRVLTPSGEQIVRQWVEHPGAVAVMAMDDQGRLAVVHQYRHPVGYRLVEPPAGILDHAGESGVSAARRELAEEARLAASDWRTLVDIFTSPGGLQESIRIFLARDLSPTERPDGFVVDGEEADMCLYWLPLEHLVELIYRGEVQSPTMVAGTLALALAVEQGRLDQLRPADADWPARRAKEQRDREFN
- the xerD gene encoding site-specific tyrosine recombinase XerD — its product is MQRVVKGYLDHLVVERGLARNTVAAYRRDLARYTGWLTQQGIDDIADVHSSDIEAYQMSLASGDAEHPALATSSIARMIVAVRALHAFAAAESLTPDSPAADVSPPSIGKRLPKALSIGEVQRLLDAVDRTTPVGLRDAALLELLYGTGARISEATDLDVDDVTRLLDDPELGLRLIGKGNKERIVPLGSYARRALEAWLVRGRPAMIAKAGRTSPALFVNTRGSRLSRQSAWGIIRSCAQHAGITTEVSPHSLRHSFATHLLDGGADVRVVQELLGHASVTTTQIYTEVTVEHLREVYRSAHPRARA